The following proteins are co-located in the Bacteroidota bacterium genome:
- a CDS encoding acetate uptake transporter, whose translation MGNNTANPAPLGLIGFGMTTVLLNIHNAGITALDTTVMGMGIFVGGLAQVVAGILEEKKDNTFGLTAFTSYGFFWLSLVAIWALPVLGIGEGPTKESMGYYLIMWGIFTGGMFIASLKHNRATQVIFGSLTLLFFLLAAADFTHSTTIKTIAGYEGIFTGLSAIYASLGQVINQEYKKEVVPLG comes from the coding sequence ATGGGAAATAATACTGCAAATCCGGCTCCGTTAGGACTGATAGGTTTCGGAATGACAACTGTGTTGTTAAATATTCATAACGCAGGAATTACTGCTCTTGACACAACGGTTATGGGTATGGGAATTTTTGTTGGTGGTCTGGCACAGGTTGTAGCCGGTATACTGGAAGAAAAGAAAGATAACACTTTTGGCTTGACAGCATTTACCTCTTACGGATTTTTCTGGCTTTCGCTTGTTGCTATCTGGGCATTACCGGTACTTGGAATCGGAGAAGGACCGACAAAAGAATCTATGGGATACTACCTGATCATGTGGGGAATCTTCACAGGAGGAATGTTTATCGCATCTTTAAAGCACAACAGAGCTACTCAGGTAATATTTGGAAGCTTAACACTACTGTTCTTCTTATTGGCAGCAGCTGATTTTACACATAGCACTACGATAAAAACTATCGCAGGATACGAAGGTATTTTCACAGGTCTGTCAGCTATTTATGCTTCATTAGGACAGGTAATCAATCAGGAATATAAAAAAGAAGTAGTTCCTCTGGGATAA
- a CDS encoding acetyl-CoA carboxylase biotin carboxylase subunit produces MKRLLVANRGEIAIRVMSTAKKMGITTVAIYSKADKDAPFTKYADEAYYIGESPSAKSYLNQERIIELCLDKKIDAIHPGYGFLSENADFALLVEQSGIIFVGPESGSMRLMGDKLRAKEAVENYGIPLLPGTEGAVKDINEAKALCESIGYPVLIKASAGGGGKGMRIVENKEEFEEQMKLAVSEAKSAFGNGEVFIEKYITSPRHIEFQVLADKHGNIIHLFDRECSIQRRHQKVIEEAPSSVLDDKLREEMGKAAVDVAKSCNYVGAGTVEFLLDENKKFYFMEMNTRLQVEHPVTEYITGVDLVEQQIKVARGEKLSILQNDLSINGHAVELRVYAEDPRNNFLPDIGALRYYKHPEGENIRVDDGYEEGMKIPIYYDPMLSKLITYGSNREEAIDKMIEACQKYKVVGPKTTLGFGRYVMKHEAFRSGDFDTHFIKNHFSVEKYDESYRQEEKMGIIFAASYLARLKSKKLVTQINLESNWKRNRML; encoded by the coding sequence ATGAAACGATTACTTGTCGCTAATAGGGGAGAGATTGCCATCAGGGTAATGTCGACCGCGAAGAAAATGGGAATAACAACAGTAGCTATTTATTCAAAGGCAGATAAAGATGCTCCTTTTACTAAATATGCAGATGAAGCATACTATATTGGTGAGTCGCCATCAGCCAAATCATACTTAAATCAGGAGAGAATTATTGAGTTGTGTTTGGATAAAAAGATTGATGCAATTCATCCCGGCTATGGTTTTTTATCCGAAAACGCTGATTTTGCGTTATTGGTGGAGCAATCCGGTATCATATTTGTAGGTCCTGAATCGGGCAGTATGCGTTTGATGGGGGACAAGCTGAGGGCAAAAGAAGCTGTAGAGAATTATGGAATACCTCTATTGCCGGGGACTGAAGGGGCTGTGAAGGATATAAATGAGGCAAAAGCTTTGTGTGAGAGTATAGGATATCCGGTTCTGATAAAGGCATCGGCAGGAGGAGGAGGAAAAGGGATGCGGATTGTTGAAAACAAGGAGGAATTTGAAGAACAGATGAAGCTTGCAGTTTCGGAGGCAAAATCAGCATTTGGAAACGGTGAAGTGTTTATAGAAAAATATATTACCTCTCCAAGGCATATTGAATTTCAGGTGTTGGCCGATAAACATGGAAACATTATTCACCTGTTCGACAGGGAGTGTTCTATTCAACGCCGGCATCAAAAGGTTATTGAAGAGGCACCGTCTTCGGTATTGGATGATAAACTGAGAGAAGAAATGGGAAAAGCTGCTGTGGATGTAGCTAAATCCTGTAATTATGTTGGAGCCGGAACAGTTGAGTTTTTACTCGATGAGAATAAAAAGTTCTATTTCATGGAGATGAATACCCGTTTACAGGTAGAGCATCCGGTAACCGAGTACATTACAGGAGTTGATCTGGTTGAGCAGCAAATAAAGGTGGCCAGAGGTGAAAAGCTTTCTATATTGCAAAATGATCTTTCAATAAACGGTCATGCAGTAGAATTACGTGTTTATGCTGAAGATCCAAGAAATAATTTCCTGCCCGATATTGGGGCGTTGAGGTATTATAAACATCCTGAAGGAGAAAATATAAGAGTTGACGACGGTTATGAGGAAGGAATGAAAATTCCGATATATTATGATCCCATGCTTTCAAAGCTAATTACCTATGGTAGTAACAGAGAGGAAGCTATTGATAAAATGATTGAGGCATGTCAGAAGTATAAGGTTGTTGGACCTAAAACAACGCTGGGATTTGGCAGATATGTTATGAAGCATGAAGCTTTCAGAAGCGGGGATTTTGATACGCATTTTATAAAAAATCATTTTTCAGTTGAAAAATATGATGAATCCTATCGTCAGGAAGAGAAAATGGGCATTATATTTGCTGCATCTTATTTGGCCAGGCTAAAAAGTAAAAAGCTTGTCACTCAAATTAACTTAGAGAGCAATTGGAAAAGAAATCGAATGTTATAG
- a CDS encoding thioesterase family protein codes for MKNKFSKIFETRWSDFDANHHMRHTVYNDCAAQLRLDLLVESNFDMKRITKLGLGPVLLREETKFIKEVHIGENIRVHVEVIGLSESGHRWNMLHHIYKNEDTLVAIITVEGAWIDIKRRKLTAPPEELNKYFLEKFKSDDFKWIENKLKS; via the coding sequence ATGAAGAATAAATTCAGTAAAATATTCGAAACCCGATGGAGCGATTTCGATGCAAACCACCATATGCGACATACAGTGTATAATGACTGTGCTGCACAATTACGTCTCGATCTTTTAGTTGAAAGTAATTTCGACATGAAAAGAATAACAAAATTAGGACTGGGGCCGGTTTTACTTAGGGAAGAAACAAAATTTATTAAAGAGGTTCATATAGGTGAAAACATAAGAGTTCATGTTGAAGTAATCGGACTTTCCGAAAGTGGTCACAGATGGAACATGCTACATCATATCTATAAAAATGAAGATACTTTAGTAGCAATAATAACAGTTGAAGGAGCATGGATCGATATAAAGCGAAGAAAACTGACTGCTCCACCGGAAGAATTAAACAAATACTTCCTGGAAAAATTCAAATCCGATGATTTTAAATGGATAGAAAATAAGTTAAAATCTTAA
- a CDS encoding endonuclease/exonuclease/phosphatase family protein, which translates to MRNLIILMLIVFLPGIIISQEITLMSYNIRYDNEEDGVNVWFNRRDDVLAVIKKNNPEVLGIQEALVHQLKYLVDNTKYSYVGRGRDDGKEAGEFVPILFDTTRVKLLDSGMFWLSETPDKPSLGWDACCKRVVTWAEFESAGKQFFYFNTHFDHKGEVAVKMSSELLLKKVNEVVKNSAVFIGGDFNSTIEGCSYQYFVDPEFSLRVMDSYTKAGELDYDRPTTYRGFDISNAENGVMIDYIFFKNGIEILSYKIDSSNNSIFYFSDHMPIVIRANFLRK; encoded by the coding sequence ATGCGTAATCTAATTATTTTAATGCTGATAGTTTTTTTGCCGGGTATTATAATTTCCCAGGAGATTACGTTGATGAGCTATAATATAAGATACGATAATGAGGAGGATGGAGTAAATGTTTGGTTCAACAGGCGCGATGATGTACTGGCTGTAATAAAAAAGAATAATCCGGAGGTATTGGGTATTCAGGAGGCATTGGTACATCAGCTTAAATATTTAGTAGACAATACAAAATATTCGTATGTAGGCCGGGGGCGAGATGACGGAAAGGAAGCGGGGGAGTTTGTTCCGATTCTTTTTGATACTACCAGGGTGAAATTGCTTGATTCCGGTATGTTTTGGCTTTCGGAAACACCTGATAAGCCATCATTAGGCTGGGATGCATGTTGTAAAAGGGTAGTTACATGGGCTGAGTTTGAGTCTGCCGGCAAACAATTTTTTTATTTCAATACACACTTTGATCATAAAGGGGAAGTAGCTGTAAAAATGAGCAGTGAATTATTGTTGAAAAAAGTAAACGAAGTAGTAAAAAATTCAGCTGTATTTATTGGTGGCGATTTTAATTCAACTATTGAAGGTTGCAGTTATCAGTATTTTGTAGATCCTGAGTTTTCATTGAGGGTAATGGACAGTTATACAAAAGCAGGTGAATTAGATTACGACAGACCGACAACTTATAGAGGTTTTGATATTTCTAATGCGGAAAACGGTGTGATGATTGATTACATCTTTTTTAAAAACGGGATAGAAATACTGTCCTATAAGATTGACTCTTCCAATAACAGTATTTTTTATTTTTCGGATCACATGCCAATAGTGATAAGGGCAAATTTTTTAAGAAAATAA
- a CDS encoding MFS transporter, which produces MKYTIFTAIKNEEMIKAQQKLNNAFYALLSLPATAMGFALSVQIAALSWILSTKYGFDIHEVGIVWAAGPLAGIIAQPIVGAISDNVWFLNGRRRPFILIGGFLAALMLLALPNIDVIGHSLGFDGATLGIAIAVAITLDLSINISFNPTRSIIADVTPEGNKRTNGYTWMQTISGTFGVLAYAIGAYFNNYFLIYFGVILVLLFSLIPPFFIEEPKEIQSHNDVTDKENTNTKTDYKEIFESILPLFGFLLYGVYVIIKQLTDFNVSGNIVEYFAIGLTVILGLKIITGGRNNENDKNEFQKILLAHAFTWWGVQSMFVYMFAYVKSNILGHSPDAELATEANNQIGVVISISFLVLNLVGAILPALVLGPLAKKYSRVKVHMISIAIMAIGYAGILFFGDGHKFILYVMMAVVGIGWASTISLPFAIMSERVDQAKMGLFMGLFNLSVVLPQLVASFKMGEIVKHAENKNVLFIITTVTLTISAVLWIFVKEPLSKKAEA; this is translated from the coding sequence ATGAAATACACTATATTTACGGCCATAAAAAATGAGGAAATGATTAAAGCACAACAAAAACTAAATAATGCTTTTTATGCATTATTGTCATTACCGGCCACTGCAATGGGATTTGCATTGTCTGTTCAAATTGCAGCCTTAAGCTGGATTTTATCTACAAAATACGGATTCGACATACACGAAGTGGGAATTGTATGGGCAGCTGGTCCCTTAGCGGGAATTATTGCCCAACCAATTGTAGGAGCAATTTCTGATAACGTTTGGTTTCTAAACGGACGAAGAAGACCATTTATTCTTATTGGTGGTTTTTTGGCTGCATTAATGCTTTTGGCTCTTCCAAACATTGATGTAATAGGCCACTCTTTAGGTTTTGACGGTGCTACCCTTGGAATTGCTATCGCTGTTGCTATTACCCTGGATTTATCGATCAATATTTCGTTTAATCCAACGAGATCAATAATTGCCGATGTAACACCCGAAGGTAACAAAAGAACCAACGGCTATACATGGATGCAAACAATATCAGGAACATTCGGAGTATTGGCATATGCGATCGGTGCTTATTTCAATAATTACTTTTTAATATATTTTGGGGTTATACTTGTGCTTTTATTCTCTCTGATCCCTCCGTTCTTTATCGAAGAGCCAAAAGAGATACAGAGCCACAACGATGTTACGGACAAAGAGAACACTAATACAAAAACTGATTACAAAGAAATATTTGAATCCATTTTACCCTTATTCGGATTCCTACTATATGGAGTTTATGTGATTATTAAACAACTTACTGACTTTAATGTTTCCGGAAACATAGTAGAATACTTTGCAATTGGTTTAACCGTCATTCTTGGATTGAAGATAATTACAGGCGGCAGGAATAATGAAAATGATAAAAATGAATTTCAAAAAATACTGCTTGCTCATGCTTTCACATGGTGGGGAGTACAAAGTATGTTTGTTTACATGTTTGCCTACGTAAAAAGTAATATTCTGGGACATAGCCCCGATGCCGAACTGGCAACCGAAGCAAACAACCAAATAGGAGTTGTAATATCAATTTCTTTTTTGGTCCTAAATCTTGTTGGTGCAATTTTACCCGCACTGGTATTAGGACCCTTAGCAAAAAAGTACAGTCGTGTGAAAGTACACATGATATCAATAGCAATAATGGCCATTGGCTACGCAGGAATACTTTTCTTTGGCGACGGGCATAAATTTATACTTTACGTAATGATGGCTGTAGTAGGTATTGGATGGGCATCAACCATATCTCTTCCTTTTGCAATTATGTCGGAAAGAGTAGATCAGGCTAAAATGGGACTTTTCATGGGCCTCTTTAATCTTTCAGTGGTTTTACCACAGCTTGTTGCAAGTTTTAAAATGGGAGAAATTGTAAAACATGCCGAAAATAAAAATGTACTGTTCATTATTACAACAGTTACATTGACAATTTCTGCTGTTTTATGGATTTTTGTAAAAGAACCACTATCTAAAAAAGCTGAAGCATAA
- a CDS encoding DUF4294 domain-containing protein has product MEKKSNVIVLVLLLLSGFISAQNISVDSTQTDSLIANPIISLDYDLEEMQVFMLKEVMVFNRPEFNSWEEKKRYYILRRRTKKVYPYAILAAERLEQLDVRLSRIKSKSAKKKYIKIVNDYLEGEFAPTLKKFTQSEGRILLKLLYRQSGRTAFNIIKDYKSGWNAFWSNTTAKMFNLSLKAEYNPFKYKQDLAIESVLRESFENGSLEYESAFWESLDMNDPYFDPPVSEEK; this is encoded by the coding sequence TTGGAAAAGAAATCGAATGTTATAGTATTAGTTTTGCTTCTTTTGAGCGGATTTATTTCTGCTCAGAATATATCTGTTGATTCTACCCAAACGGATAGTTTAATTGCTAATCCAATAATTAGCTTGGATTATGATTTAGAGGAAATGCAGGTTTTTATGCTGAAGGAAGTAATGGTGTTTAACAGACCTGAATTTAATTCATGGGAGGAGAAAAAAAGGTATTATATTTTAAGAAGGAGAACAAAAAAAGTTTACCCATACGCAATTTTAGCGGCGGAAAGATTAGAGCAGTTGGATGTCAGACTGTCGAGAATTAAAAGTAAATCAGCCAAAAAAAAATACATAAAAATAGTAAACGATTATCTCGAAGGAGAATTTGCACCCACTCTTAAAAAGTTTACACAATCGGAAGGGCGAATTTTACTAAAGCTTCTTTACCGCCAATCAGGAAGAACAGCTTTTAATATAATTAAAGATTATAAAAGCGGATGGAATGCATTTTGGTCTAATACTACCGCGAAGATGTTCAACCTTTCGCTAAAGGCTGAATATAATCCATTCAAGTATAAACAGGATTTAGCTATTGAAAGCGTTCTTAGGGAATCATTCGAAAACGGGTCTCTGGAGTATGAATCTGCATTTTGGGAGAGTCTGGATATGAATGACCCTTATTTTGATCCGCCTGTTTCCGAAGAAAAATAA
- the pulA gene encoding type I pullulanase — MISVIACSEEKKEEYSSYESYPVYEGKDLGVIYSKEKTTFKLWSPNAEEVVIRLYDESIGGSSTDEISLEKADKGVWTTDIKDDIKNKYYTFQIKGDGKWNSEEADPYAKAVGVNGKRGMVIDLRDTDPEGWDEDKRPELNGVEDIILYEIQVRDMSIDESSGISNKGKFTGLSEFGTKNGDGLSTGIDHIKEMGVTHVHILPAFDFRSIDETKPELNKYNWGYDPQNYNVPEGSFSTNPYDGKVRVKEFKEMVKAFHEAGLRVVLDVVYNHTGYTHESNFDQLVPGYYYRQWKDGKYSDASACGNETASDREMMRKFIVESVVYWAEEYHLDGFRFDLMGIHDIETMNDIDKAVKEVDSSIFVYGEGWTAGDSPLPVADRAIKANASKLTTIAVFSDDIRDGIKGSWNNHESKGYVSGNLEKREDVRFGIIASTQHPDLDYSKVDYVKEAYSKSPLQTISYVSCHDNHTLYDKLKASNKEASEEEIIKMSKLSNTIVLTSQGIPFLHAGVEMGRTKQGVENSYESHDSINKIDWSLKTKNSELVNYYKGLIKLRNDHPAFKMTSSELIQKNLKFDNNDDKEVISYTINGEAVNDKWKQIKVILNVSKEIKNIEVGEGWKLALDGDKVLLDGSENENIYSKGKADIPGVSAVILFKE; from the coding sequence ATGATATCAGTAATAGCCTGTTCAGAGGAAAAAAAAGAGGAATATAGTAGTTATGAATCGTACCCTGTTTATGAAGGGAAAGATTTAGGAGTAATTTACTCGAAAGAAAAAACAACTTTCAAGCTTTGGTCTCCCAATGCTGAAGAAGTTGTTATCAGGTTGTATGATGAAAGCATTGGAGGAAGTTCCACAGATGAAATTTCGTTGGAAAAAGCCGACAAAGGTGTTTGGACAACTGATATAAAAGATGATATTAAAAATAAGTATTATACTTTTCAAATAAAAGGCGACGGAAAGTGGAATTCCGAAGAGGCTGATCCCTATGCCAAAGCCGTAGGAGTGAATGGTAAACGGGGAATGGTTATTGACCTTAGGGATACTGATCCGGAAGGCTGGGACGAAGATAAACGTCCTGAATTAAATGGAGTTGAGGATATTATTCTTTATGAAATTCAGGTTCGCGATATGTCGATTGATGAGAGTTCGGGGATAAGTAACAAAGGTAAGTTTACAGGACTTTCGGAATTCGGCACAAAAAACGGAGACGGATTAAGTACGGGGATAGACCATATTAAAGAAATGGGAGTTACACATGTGCATATACTACCTGCATTCGACTTCAGATCTATCGATGAAACCAAACCGGAGTTGAATAAGTATAATTGGGGCTATGATCCACAGAATTACAATGTTCCTGAGGGATCGTTTTCTACAAATCCTTATGACGGGAAGGTTAGGGTGAAAGAGTTTAAGGAAATGGTTAAGGCTTTTCATGAAGCCGGTTTACGTGTGGTTCTGGATGTAGTTTACAATCATACCGGATATACTCATGAATCAAATTTCGATCAGCTTGTACCGGGGTATTATTATCGTCAGTGGAAAGACGGAAAATACAGTGATGCTTCGGCATGTGGAAATGAAACTGCTTCGGACCGTGAGATGATGAGAAAGTTTATTGTTGAGTCTGTAGTATACTGGGCTGAGGAGTATCATCTTGACGGATTTAGGTTTGACCTGATGGGTATTCACGATATAGAAACAATGAACGATATTGATAAGGCTGTGAAGGAGGTAGATTCAAGTATTTTTGTATACGGAGAGGGCTGGACTGCAGGAGATTCGCCCCTGCCGGTTGCAGATAGAGCTATAAAAGCCAATGCATCAAAACTGACTACTATTGCTGTTTTCTCTGACGACATCAGGGATGGAATAAAAGGAAGCTGGAACAATCACGAAAGTAAGGGCTATGTTAGCGGTAACCTTGAAAAAAGAGAAGATGTGAGGTTTGGAATAATAGCTTCTACTCAACATCCCGATTTAGATTATTCGAAAGTTGATTATGTGAAAGAAGCATATTCTAAATCACCATTACAAACAATAAGTTACGTTTCCTGTCATGATAACCATACTCTTTACGATAAGTTGAAAGCTTCTAATAAAGAGGCTTCTGAAGAAGAAATAATTAAGATGTCTAAACTGTCGAATACTATTGTTTTAACCTCTCAGGGAATTCCGTTTTTACATGCCGGAGTTGAAATGGGAAGGACAAAGCAGGGAGTTGAGAACTCTTACGAATCGCATGACAGTATTAATAAGATTGACTGGTCGTTGAAGACAAAAAATTCGGAGCTTGTTAATTATTACAAAGGTCTTATCAAATTGAGAAATGATCATCCTGCCTTTAAGATGACATCATCGGAGTTGATCCAGAAAAATTTGAAGTTCGACAACAACGATGACAAGGAAGTAATTTCATATACAATAAACGGTGAAGCTGTAAATGACAAATGGAAACAGATAAAAGTAATTTTAAACGTTTCTAAAGAAATAAAAAATATTGAAGTTGGAGAAGGTTGGAAACTGGCTTTAGATGGAGATAAGGTATTGTTGGATGGTTCTGAAAATGAAAATATTTATTCAAAAGGGAAGGCTGATATTCCCGGTGTGTCGGCTGTTATTTTGTTTAAGGAATAG
- a CDS encoding DUF6495 family protein: MKYTRLTKEQFEIFHEKFAEFLASQQIDNDEWKKIVETNPKMTEEQLDLFSDIVWEDALGNAEYLEHVGPKDLKVFYFMKNKVRMISVKINEGLEIDLTANDGIRKLFENIMDERIELYKGEKKFDEKRNEEMFQLITEGCMITDDRIYKALSEAVG, from the coding sequence ATGAAATATACAAGGTTAACAAAAGAACAATTTGAGATTTTTCATGAAAAATTTGCCGAGTTTTTAGCAAGCCAGCAGATAGATAATGATGAATGGAAGAAGATAGTTGAAACCAATCCGAAGATGACAGAAGAGCAACTGGATTTGTTCAGCGATATAGTGTGGGAAGATGCTTTGGGAAATGCCGAATATCTGGAGCATGTCGGTCCTAAAGATTTGAAGGTCTTTTATTTTATGAAGAATAAGGTCAGAATGATTTCTGTGAAAATAAACGAGGGATTGGAGATAGACCTCACGGCAAATGACGGGATAAGAAAACTTTTCGAAAATATTATGGACGAAAGGATAGAGCTGTATAAAGGGGAGAAAAAGTTTGATGAAAAACGTAATGAGGAAATGTTTCAGTTGATAACCGAAGGCTGTATGATAACTGATGACAGAATTTATAAGGCTTTGAGTGAGGCTGTAGGTTAA
- a CDS encoding tRNA-dihydrouridine synthase family protein, protein MYKIHFGPLQGFTNHTYRRLHKKYFGGVDKYYSPYLRFEKNKDFKKSSFRDLLPENNIDIPFVPQVLGSNADIFIDVAKQIEEWGYKELNWNLGCPYPMVTKRGFGSALVAKPDEVRDILEKVFPKLTVGLSVKCRLGLSDENEIYKLIEVLNDFEIKELTVHTRIAKQLYKGKADPLKFVPLIEKSRHKLIYNGDITSVEEIDKLNKVFGGKQDDFMIGRGLLMNPFLAAEIKGRNFNDVEKKKIITNFHSELFQSYRDSLQASHLLVTMKSQWEYLSFLFEDQRKSYKRIKKAQTIEHYNDSVEEVLNSKLRG, encoded by the coding sequence ATGTATAAAATCCATTTTGGACCTTTACAGGGGTTTACAAATCATACATACCGACGATTACATAAAAAATATTTTGGAGGGGTTGATAAATACTACTCCCCTTATTTGCGTTTCGAAAAAAACAAGGATTTTAAAAAGTCTTCATTTAGAGATTTATTACCGGAGAACAATATAGATATTCCATTTGTGCCACAGGTACTGGGGAGTAATGCTGATATTTTTATCGATGTGGCAAAGCAAATTGAGGAATGGGGCTATAAAGAGCTTAACTGGAATTTGGGTTGTCCGTACCCGATGGTTACCAAAAGAGGGTTTGGTTCTGCTTTGGTAGCTAAACCTGATGAAGTTAGAGATATACTGGAAAAAGTATTTCCCAAATTAACTGTTGGCTTATCTGTTAAATGCAGGCTTGGTTTAAGCGATGAAAATGAAATATATAAACTGATAGAAGTTTTAAACGATTTCGAAATAAAAGAACTTACAGTACATACGCGAATTGCCAAACAGCTTTATAAAGGAAAGGCGGATCCACTGAAATTTGTACCTCTGATTGAAAAATCCAGGCATAAGTTGATTTATAACGGAGATATTACGAGTGTAGAGGAAATAGATAAGTTAAATAAAGTGTTTGGCGGAAAACAAGATGATTTTATGATCGGGCGAGGATTGTTGATGAATCCATTTTTGGCTGCGGAGATTAAAGGGCGGAATTTCAATGATGTTGAGAAGAAAAAAATAATAACAAATTTTCACAGTGAATTATTTCAAAGTTATAGAGACAGTTTGCAGGCATCTCATTTACTTGTTACGATGAAATCACAGTGGGAATATTTGTCCTTTTTGTTTGAAGATCAGCGAAAGAGCTATAAAAGAATAAAAAAAGCTCAAACAATAGAGCATTATAACGATTCGGTTGAGGAGGTTTTGAATTCAAAATTACGGGGTTAA